Proteins from one Coregonus clupeaformis isolate EN_2021a chromosome 29, ASM2061545v1, whole genome shotgun sequence genomic window:
- the LOC121571718 gene encoding high-affinity choline transporter 1-like translates to MAVHAEGIVAIVIFYLLILGVGIWAAWKNKNSGVSEGQDRSETIMVGGRDIGLFVGGFTMTATWVGGGYINGTAEYVYLPDYGLAWAQAPFGYALSLVVGGLFFAKPMRSRGYVTMLDPFQQIYGKRMGGLLFIPALMGEIFWSAAILSALGATLSVIVDIDINMSVVISALIAIFYTLVGGLYSVAYTDVVQLFCIFLGLWVSVPFALSNPAVSSISVTAKEAVYQTPWLGKIDSADTWMWIDNFCLLMLGGIPWQVYFQRVLSASSATYAQVLSFIAAAGCLVMAVPSVLIGAIGASTDWNQTTYGAIPPKEKDQSDMILPIVLQHLCPSWISFFGLGAVSAAVMSSADSSILSASSMFARNIYQLAFRQSATDREIVWVMRITIFVFGALATAMALLTGTVYGLWYLSSDLVYVIIFPQLLSVLFIKGTNTYGSVAGYVFGLLLRIGGGEPYLKLPPFIYYPGWVQQEKIHHLTGDVEYFIQQRFPFKTVSMLASFLGNVAFSYLLKYLFESGTLSHKYDFMDAVVSKHSKEIMDKTTLVSNDNIILSEMAPVKTRLSTSLAGTFTNIEALSDDEESSPESLNNDHE, encoded by the exons ATGGCCGTCCACGCCGAGGGGATCGTGGCTATAGTGATCTTCTACTTGCTTATTCTGGGAGTGGGGATATGGGCGGCGTGGAAGAACAAGAACTCTGGGGTGTCGGAGGGCCAGGACCGCAGTGAAACCATTATGGTCGGCGGGAGGGACATCGGGTTGTTCGTCGGTGGATTCACAATGACCG CTACATGGGTGGGCGGCGGCTACATCAACGGGACGGCAGAGTATGTCTACCTGCCTGACTACGGCCTGGCCTGGGCACAGGCTCCCTTTGGATACGCCCTCAGTCTGGTAGTAG GTGGCCTGTTCTTTGCCAAGCCCATGCGCTCCCGGGGTTACGTCACCATGCTGGACCCATTCCAGCAGATATACGGGAAGCGCATGGGGGGGCTGCTCTTCATTCCCGCGCTCATGGGGGAGATCTTCTGGTCCGCCGCCATCTTGTCAGCCCTGG GGGCTACTTTGAGTGTGATTGTGGACATTGACATCAACATGTCGGTGGTGATCTCAGCCCTGATAGCCATCTTCTACACCCTGGTGGGAGGCCTGTACTCTGTGGCCTACACTGACGTGGTGCAGCTCTTCTGTATCTTCCTGGGACTG tgggtcAGTGTGCCGTTTGCCCTGTCCAACCCAGCTGTGTCAAGCATCAGTGTGACAGCTAAAGAGGCTGTGTACCAGACACCCTGGCTGGGCAAGATAGACTCAGCAGACACATGGATGTGGATCGACAACTTCTGTCTTCTG ATGTTGGGGGGGATTCCGTGGCAGGTGTATTTTCAACGGGTTCTCTCTGCCTCTTCAGCTACGTACGCCCAGGTTCTATCCTTCATCGCTGCCGCAGGTTGCCTGGTCATGGCTGTCCCCTCCGTCCTTATAGGAGCGATAGGGGCCTCCACAG ACTGGAACCAGACTACATATGGGGCAATTCCTCCCAAAGAGAAGGACCAATCAGATATGATTCTGCCCATCGTGCTGCAGCACCTGTGCCCATCCTGGATCTCCTTCTTCGGTCTGGGGGCGGTGTCTGCCGCTGTGATGTCATCAGCAGACTCCTCCATCCTTTCAGCCAGTTCCATGTTCGCCAGAAACATCTACCAGCTGGCCTTCAGACAGTCT GCGACAGACCGTGAGATCGTGTGGGTGATGCGTATCACCATCTTTGTGTTTGGAGCTCTGGCCACGGCCATGGCGTTGCTCACGGGGACGGTGTATGGCCTGTGGTACCTGAGCTCCGACCTGGTCTATGTTATCATCTTCCCTCAGCTGCTCAGCGTGCTCTTCATCAAGGGAACCAACACGTACGGCTCGGTGGCCGGCTACGTCTTTGGGCTGCTGCTGCGTATTGGCGGAGGGGAGCCCTACCTCAAACTACCCCCCTTTATCTACTACCCTGGCTGGGTGCAGCAGGAGAAGATCCACCACCTGACTGGAGACGTGGAGTACTTCATCCAGCAGCGCTTCCCCTTTAAAACGGTCTCCATGCTGGCCTCCTTCCTGGGTAACGTGGCCTTCTCCTACCTGCTCAAGTACCTGTTTGAGTCTGGGACTCTGTCTCATAAGTATGACTTCATGGATGCTGTGGTGTCCAAACACAGTAAGGAGATCATGGACAAGACCACGCTGGTCAGTAATGACAACATCATCCTGTCGGAGATGGCGCCGGTCAAAACTCGCCTCAGCACATCACTGGCCGGGACGTTTACGAACATAGAGGCTCTCAGTGACGATGAGGAGTCCAGCCCCGAGTCCTTAAACAACGACCACGAGTAG
- the LOC121572830 gene encoding claudin-14-like — MASMAVQLMGFFLGLLGLVGSVVATVLPHWRRTAYVGSNFITATAFLKGLWTECVWHSTGIYQCEVYRSMLALPPDLQAARALMLLSCLTSTLAVLVSSAGMKCTRCARGSSTKHALAISGGVCFLSAGMLCLITVCWTTNDVILDFYNPIIPEGIRYEIGVAVYLGYVSACLSLMGGAVLCWNCEGRPRNPLHLPRYRHPPPPLVFSTINTPNTQAPPYYPPVALKGNHTPSRTSVSSNGYRLNDYV; from the exons ATGGCCAGCATGGCGGTCCAGCTGATGGGCTTCTTCCTGGGTCTGCTGGGGCTTGTGGGTAGTGTAGTTGCTACGGTGCTCCCCCACTGGAGGCGGACGGCCTATGTGGGCTCTAACTTCATCACAGCCACTGCCTTCTTGAAGGGGCTCTGGACGGAGTGTGTGTGGCACAGCACGGGCATCTACCAGTGTGAAGTATACCGCTCAATGCTGGCTCTGCCACCTGACCTGCAG gcGGCACGGGCGTTGATGTTGCTATCCTGCCTGACCTCCACCCTGGCAGTCCTCGTGTCCTCTGCAGGGATGAAGTGTACCCGCTGTGCCCGCGGct catccaCCAAGCACGCCCTGGCCATCAGTGGAGGGGTCTGCTTCCTGTCTGCAGGCATGCTCTGCCTAATCACTGTCTGCTGGACAACCAATGATGTCATCCTTGACTTCTACAACCCCATCATACCTGAAG GTATAAGGTATGAGATTGGTGTGGCAGTATATTTGGGCTACGTCTCAGCCTGTCTTAGTCTGATGGGAGGGGCGGTGCTCTGTTGGAACTGTGAGGGGCGGCCCAGGAACCCCCTCCATCTACCTCGTTATcgccaccctcctcctcccctcgtcTTCAGTACTATAAACACCCCCAACACCCAAGCACCCCCCTACTATCCCCCTGTCGCCCTGAAAGGGAACCACACCCCCTCACGCACCTCAGTGTCCAGCAATGGCTACAGACTCAACGACTACGTCTGA